The following coding sequences are from one Desulfosoma caldarium window:
- a CDS encoding FecCD family ABC transporter permease, translating into MNATHAPSAPRSSVSGTTAAAGKLSAAARGWRIRAFWVTIIFLVPALSFYCITVGPYAIESHTLWRVLGSIFHAAPSALSEKETATAHYIVVHLRLARVALALLVGAALALSGTVYQGILLNPLADPFTLGVSTGAAFGASVTILMGWASWKLAGISLLPVVAFLGAVGALSLVMLLGRLHGTMHPTTLVLAGIIVSTFLSAWISLLKSLHEESLSAIVFWIMGSLSGRSWRHVLAIVPYVVAGFWIIMTHAREMDLLALGDTAAFQTGVDTHAVRRRLLGAASLVAAAAVAVSGVVGFIGLVVPHVARLCLGPRHRQLLPASMMLGAVLTLVSDTLARTLLPDGREIPLGVVTAILGAPFFAYLLIHKKRTVVL; encoded by the coding sequence GTGAACGCGACCCATGCCCCTTCGGCCCCACGTTCTTCGGTGTCCGGAACCACGGCGGCGGCGGGCAAACTTTCGGCTGCCGCAAGGGGGTGGCGAATTCGTGCCTTTTGGGTCACCATCATCTTTCTGGTGCCGGCACTTTCATTTTATTGCATCACTGTCGGCCCTTACGCCATCGAATCCCACACCCTGTGGCGCGTCTTGGGGTCAATTTTTCATGCGGCACCGTCGGCGCTTTCAGAAAAAGAAACCGCCACCGCCCATTACATTGTCGTGCATCTTCGACTGGCGCGCGTCGCCCTGGCCCTTCTTGTGGGCGCCGCCTTGGCCCTATCGGGCACCGTCTATCAGGGGATTTTGTTGAACCCTTTGGCGGATCCTTTCACGCTGGGCGTGTCCACGGGCGCCGCCTTTGGCGCGTCCGTGACCATTCTTATGGGGTGGGCGTCCTGGAAGCTGGCGGGCATCAGTCTGCTTCCCGTGGTGGCTTTTCTTGGGGCAGTGGGAGCCCTCAGCCTCGTCATGCTTTTGGGGCGACTGCACGGCACCATGCACCCCACCACACTGGTCCTCGCAGGGATTATCGTTTCCACGTTTCTTTCGGCATGGATTAGTCTTCTCAAAAGCCTTCACGAGGAATCTCTTTCGGCGATCGTGTTTTGGATCATGGGAAGCCTATCCGGACGCAGTTGGCGCCATGTGCTGGCCATTGTGCCGTATGTGGTGGCCGGCTTCTGGATCATTATGACCCATGCGCGGGAAATGGACCTTTTGGCTCTAGGAGACACGGCCGCGTTTCAAACCGGCGTGGACACCCATGCCGTTCGACGCCGCCTTCTGGGCGCCGCATCCCTGGTGGCCGCGGCGGCTGTCGCCGTAAGCGGCGTGGTAGGTTTCATCGGATTGGTGGTGCCCCATGTGGCCCGGTTGTGCCTCGGGCCCAGGCATCGGCAGCTTCTGCCCGCGTCCATGATGCTCGGCGCCGTTTTGACGCTGGTTTCCGACACGCTGGCTCGAACGCTGCTTCCCGACGGTCGAGAAATACCTCTGGGCGTGGTCACGGCCATTCTGGGGGCCCCTTTCTTCGCCTACCTTCTGATCCACAAGAAAAGGACCGTCGTGCTGTGA
- a CDS encoding ABC transporter ATP-binding protein — protein MIEVEHLHCGYPDRKVLQDVTLTIEPGEFVGILGPNGSGKTTLVLALSGVLPIQSGSIRWNGRPLQTIPHRERARLMAVVPQDVHVTFPFTCREVVAMGRYPHQKRAGRETPQDRDALHRAMAWTDTEALAERPVTLLSGGERQRVFVAKALAQDTPVLLLDEAVSAMDVHRKLQIFDLLTSLQHKEKRTIVFVLHDINTAAVFCRRLVFLKAGRIVADGPTDHVLQPKVLEDVYETSALVYPVPGRDGVRQVFFTRPMAGLTTDAAMLGSCGVIPACVQRSQIRTVKA, from the coding sequence GTGATTGAGGTCGAACATCTTCATTGCGGTTATCCCGATCGCAAGGTCCTTCAGGACGTCACCCTCACCATTGAACCGGGGGAGTTCGTGGGCATTCTGGGCCCCAACGGATCCGGCAAAACCACGCTGGTTTTGGCCTTAAGCGGCGTGTTGCCTATCCAGTCGGGCTCGATTCGATGGAACGGCCGACCTTTACAGACCATACCGCATCGGGAAAGAGCCCGCCTCATGGCCGTCGTGCCGCAAGACGTCCATGTGACGTTTCCCTTCACATGCCGAGAGGTGGTGGCCATGGGACGATACCCTCACCAAAAGAGAGCCGGCCGGGAAACACCCCAAGACAGGGACGCTCTGCACCGTGCCATGGCCTGGACCGACACCGAGGCGTTGGCCGAACGACCTGTGACGCTTCTCAGCGGAGGGGAGCGCCAGAGGGTCTTTGTCGCCAAGGCCTTGGCCCAGGACACGCCCGTGCTGCTCCTGGACGAAGCCGTCTCCGCCATGGATGTGCACCGAAAGCTTCAGATTTTCGACCTGCTCACAAGCCTGCAGCACAAAGAAAAGCGGACCATCGTCTTTGTGCTTCATGACATCAACACCGCTGCGGTCTTTTGCCGACGGCTGGTGTTCCTCAAGGCCGGTCGCATCGTGGCCGACGGGCCGACCGATCACGTGCTGCAGCCCAAGGTGCTGGAAGACGTCTATGAAACGTCGGCTTTGGTGTACCCTGTGCCGGGCCGAGACGGGGTGCGCCAGGTTTTTTTCACGCGCCCCATGGCGGGGCTCACCACGGATGCGGCGATGCTCGGTTCTTGTGGGGTTATACCGGCATGCGTGCAGCGTTCCCAAATTAGAACTGTCAAGGCATGA
- a CDS encoding ABC transporter substrate-binding protein, protein MMKWARSQWVWTVVGLLLAVWTPSVKAAVQVVDDAGRTVRLDAPARRVIALYGAFTEMLCAIGAEDILAARTQADAYPPQIRALPSVGTHMRPNVEMILGLQPDLVVQSASRRNATPELARLEEAGIPVVIFAPKDFEGVFRTMERLGVLVGRSEQAHTAVENLRGRLEVVRSICGAAPHRPRAVFEIRAQPLAVAGQGGMPQAVMDAVGAINAVTLPDPIVQTSVENLMALDPDVYLVQIGPMNPRPSHPRDRAHFDKLRAVISGRVFEVDEALYSRPGPRAVDAAEELARRLYPSLFP, encoded by the coding sequence ATGATGAAATGGGCACGGTCACAATGGGTCTGGACTGTGGTTGGGCTTTTGTTGGCGGTGTGGACACCGTCTGTGAAGGCGGCCGTGCAGGTGGTGGACGATGCCGGGCGAACCGTGCGCTTGGACGCTCCGGCACGCCGCGTCATTGCGCTCTACGGTGCTTTCACCGAAATGCTTTGCGCCATCGGCGCCGAAGACATCCTGGCGGCCCGCACCCAAGCGGACGCTTACCCACCACAGATTCGCGCGCTGCCTTCCGTGGGCACCCACATGCGCCCCAACGTGGAAATGATTCTCGGGCTGCAGCCGGACCTTGTGGTCCAAAGCGCCAGCCGCCGAAATGCCACTCCGGAATTGGCCCGCCTGGAAGAAGCCGGCATTCCCGTGGTAATCTTTGCCCCCAAGGATTTTGAAGGGGTTTTTCGCACCATGGAACGTCTGGGGGTCCTGGTGGGGCGAAGCGAACAGGCGCACACGGCCGTCGAGAACCTGCGCGGCCGCCTTGAGGTCGTTCGATCGATCTGTGGCGCGGCACCACATCGGCCTCGCGCGGTCTTTGAAATTCGGGCACAGCCGCTGGCCGTGGCCGGCCAAGGTGGCATGCCTCAGGCCGTCATGGACGCCGTCGGGGCCATCAATGCGGTGACACTTCCCGATCCCATTGTGCAAACGTCCGTGGAAAATCTTATGGCCTTGGACCCGGATGTGTACCTCGTTCAAATAGGGCCCATGAATCCCCGTCCGAGTCATCCTCGAGACCGCGCCCATTTCGACAAACTGCGTGCCGTGATCTCCGGTCGCGTCTTTGAAGTGGACGAAGCGCTCTATTCCCGACCTGGGCCTCGAGCCGTGGATGCTGCCGAAGAGCTCGCCCGCCGGTTGTATCCGTCGCTGTTTCCGTGA
- a CDS encoding DUF4139 domain-containing protein gives MNARRTWLLWTFWIIWGVMAPNAVSALVQERTVTVSQSGIALFREVDTVAVPPGRHTVVLEGFPQTMDLETLTVRPLAEAETVVPYSLVSHFRPVTKNQLLKSYVGKTLDVVMTNPKGSLDARMVRRVQLVFDGGEGGSPVFLTEDGVYTGEYHGIFFPSLPEELTPAPKAFWDVENKGTAPVEVKAERVYEAEGLQWKALYVLTLNEDASQAVLEGRILVHNTTDMDFPGIKVLLVAGELRQVSRRKLPPRIPMAGVVREAKAAAVEESPALEYHLYRMTEPLNLTAGDPVQVPWVKASAVPIERRLVSSGFGSRADWSFERKESRKQPVRILIHIRNEGAAGLGIPLPAGVVSARMITAQGEAIPLGEDTIDHTPVHGMLQLEFGRSFDVQVERTLVEAKKIGNRIQRLQWSLIVKNAKAHPERVLLEETFSGDWKIVRSGQPYEKVHAALVRFPVDVPAQGQVEVTYEVEVTSR, from the coding sequence ATGAACGCACGCCGTACATGGCTACTGTGGACCTTTTGGATTATTTGGGGCGTGATGGCACCCAACGCGGTTTCGGCTCTGGTTCAAGAACGCACCGTGACGGTCAGCCAGAGTGGAATCGCCTTGTTCCGGGAAGTGGACACGGTGGCCGTGCCACCTGGGCGCCACACGGTCGTGCTGGAAGGTTTCCCTCAGACCATGGATCTGGAAACCTTGACCGTGCGACCTTTGGCGGAAGCGGAAACGGTGGTGCCGTATAGCCTGGTGAGTCATTTTCGACCCGTTACGAAAAACCAATTGCTCAAAAGCTACGTGGGTAAAACTCTGGATGTGGTGATGACCAATCCCAAAGGAAGCCTGGATGCTCGCATGGTGCGTCGGGTTCAGCTGGTTTTTGACGGGGGCGAGGGAGGATCGCCCGTCTTTCTCACGGAAGATGGCGTCTATACGGGTGAATATCACGGCATCTTTTTTCCGTCCCTTCCCGAGGAACTCACTCCTGCGCCCAAAGCCTTCTGGGACGTGGAAAACAAGGGCACAGCGCCTGTAGAAGTGAAAGCGGAACGCGTTTACGAAGCCGAAGGGCTTCAGTGGAAGGCCCTGTACGTGCTCACCCTGAACGAGGACGCATCTCAGGCGGTTCTGGAAGGCCGCATCCTTGTCCACAACACGACGGACATGGATTTTCCCGGAATCAAGGTGCTTCTTGTGGCCGGGGAACTCCGGCAGGTTTCAAGACGTAAGCTACCGCCCAGGATTCCCATGGCCGGTGTGGTTCGAGAGGCGAAAGCGGCTGCCGTGGAAGAGTCTCCCGCCCTGGAATACCACCTTTACCGGATGACCGAACCCTTGAACCTGACGGCGGGGGATCCCGTGCAGGTGCCTTGGGTGAAGGCCTCGGCGGTTCCCATTGAACGTCGGCTGGTCAGTTCAGGATTCGGATCGCGCGCCGATTGGAGCTTTGAGCGCAAAGAAAGCCGAAAGCAACCGGTGCGAATCCTCATCCACATTCGGAACGAAGGTGCCGCAGGGCTGGGGATTCCTCTTCCGGCGGGTGTGGTGAGCGCCCGCATGATCACCGCCCAGGGCGAAGCCATTCCCTTGGGCGAAGACACCATCGATCACACGCCGGTCCATGGAATGCTTCAACTGGAGTTCGGCCGTTCCTTTGACGTGCAGGTGGAACGGACCCTCGTGGAGGCCAAAAAGATCGGAAACCGAATACAGCGTCTGCAATGGTCCCTGATTGTCAAAAACGCCAAGGCGCACCCCGAACGAGTGCTGTTGGAAGAAACCTTCTCGGGGGACTGGAAGATTGTCCGGTCCGGTCAACCCTACGAGAAGGTGCACGCGGCGCTGGTGCGCTTTCCCGTGGATGTGCCGGCGCAAGGGCAGGTGGAGGTCACCTATGAGGTCGAAGTGACGTCGCGCTGA